AATTAAATCGGCGCTTCCAGGTCTTTTGACGTTGGGAAAAGAGCAGTGGGATGCCAGCAGTTACGACATGCGAATACAAGACGCGCTGGAGCATACCGGTCTTGTGTTAGTTGCGACAAAAAACCACAATATCTTGGCCAATTTAGAAGAATTTATGGAGCAAACTATTCCCAACGGGATTAATTCTATTATTTTCGACGATGAAGCGGATCAGGCCAGTTTGAATACGCTTATTAACAGAGATACCAATGATTTAAGCGGAGTCAATCAAAGTATTGTGAATATACGGGACTATTTCCAATGCCATATTTTCATTCAAGTGACCGCAACGCCGCAGTCACTTTTTCTCCAGTGTGCGGACAGCACCTTCAGGCCGGAGTTTACTGTGACGTTTCAGCCGGGAGCCGATTATGTCGGAGGCGATGAGTTTTATGAGCAACCGCAGCAATTAAGTCCCATGCGCTTGTTTAATGATGATGAAATAGAGAAGATTCAAGCGACTGTTTCTGCCGGCGCAGAAGAGAGCTTGCATTCAGTTCCGACCGGGCTTCGCAAAGCGTTGTGCGCATTCTTCGTCTCCGCATCGTCTAAACTGCTGTCAGGTGAAGGAACGGCTTACTCCTGCATGCTCCACCTGAGCCATCTGCAGGAACCACACCGTAGGCTGGAGACGCTCATTCACGGGTTCATTACGCGGTTGACGAGGGCATTGCTTAACACCGGCTCAGCCGATCGGCCGGTTGTGCTTTCTTATCTGCAGGAAGCCTATGACGATATGCGGCTGACTAAAGACAACAGTCCTGAGTTTGAGGATGTCTGCCAGGAAATCATCGACAATATCGTAAGCACCCACATTCAAGTGCTCATTTCCGAACGTGACAACAAAATCCCATCCTATGATTCGCCTTTCAACATTCTGATCGGCGGCAACCGGCTCGGCCGCGGCGTGACGATCAAGGGACTGCTTGTAACATATTACGGACGGAACAGCAAAAACCCGCAGGTGGATACCTTGCTGCAACACTGCCGCATGTACGGTTATAGGAAAAAAGACATGGACGTGGTGCGGTTTTACATCTCCAAATCTTTGCTTGATGTGTTTAAAAGCGTGCATCAATCGGACCAGCAACTATGGAAGATGGCGCAGCAGACCGGACCTTCCAACCTGCAGGCAATTGTTTTGTCACGTTCGAATAACACCCTGCTTAAGCCGACGAGGCGCAATGTTGTGTATCTGGATTCGCTCGCTTTCTATACACCCGGCGAACGAACCTTTCCGCTGCTTCCGATTTCCAAAAATATGGCTTTGCTGGATCAGCTACTGATGCCTCTGGACGGAAGGGCTGAGCCGGCTGAAGTGCCGCTCAGTATGCTGGTGCAGTTAATCAATTTAACAGAGTCTGAAAAACAGCTGGTCGGCTGGGATGATGAAGCTATTCGGACCTGTCTCCGAAATATGAAGCAGATGGATGAGTACAAAAACAAAGGGTTCCTCATTGTTAGGAGCAACCGGGACATTTCCAAAGGGACCAGGGCGATGCTATCGCCAAATGACTACCGCTTGTTTTACCCGGATTACCCGACGCTCACGTTGTATCGCTACAACGGCAAAGTTGAAAGCGGCTGGGAAGACGGGCTTCCGAGGTGGGTTCCGAATCTGAGATTTCCGGACAACCGATTTTTTATGGTGTCTGCCTTTTAGCGGAGTCTTTAACATCAAAATACGATACCCTGTGGCCGGCGGTTTTTTTTGTTTAACCGTCCTCGCAATGACTGGAGTTGGAGAGCGGTTTGGTTTAGTAGAGAATGGTGCAGGTTAATGATGAAATAATCAAAAAATCGTGGTGATAAAGGTTGGCAGATAACTTATCCAAAGAGCACCGCAGCAAAAACATGAGGGCCATTCGATCAGTGCATACACAGCTGGAAGACCGAGTCACCCAAGCATTATGGAAGCGGGGATTCCGGATTCGGAAAAATGTGAAAGATCTAAAGGGAAAACCGGATATTGCGGTGAAGCGCTACAAAGTTGCGGTTTTTATTGACTCCTGTTTTTGGCACGGCTGTGAAATTCATGGTAATCAGCCGAAGACGAACGAGACCTATTGGGGTCCCAAACTTGCGCGGAACCGGGAGCGTGATGCCGAAGTTACGGCCTACTACCGCAGTAAAAGCTGGAATGTTCTTCGCATTTGGGAACATGATATCAAAGACAGTATCGAGGAAGCGGCCGACCGTATTGCGGCCTTTCTTGAGAAAGCAAAACAAAACCATCAGGCCAATAGGTCCTGATGGTTCTTGTTTTACTTTTCGGAAGCAGCCGCAATCTCTTGCATTGCCAGTTCAAGTTCACTATTGGATTTTTCCTGTGAATTCACAGACCACTTGGACGGTACAGAATCGTATTCTATACCGGCAAATGTTTTTAGGATCGCTTCAATAATCACTTTGGCGCCGTCCGGCGGTACAGCCATGCCGATTTGTTTGCGGACGGCTTCTTTGCCGCCTTTAAAATCGTATTTGTCGGGAAAAGTCTGCAGGCGGGCGCGTTCGCGGTTGGTCAGTGCCCGCAGATCCCTGTAGTGATAAATATGCGTTCCACCGCCGCCGCTTCCGGTCACTGTATAAGAAGGAGCATCCTCTTTGAGCCGGCGGTATATTTGACTCATCCTGGCGCCTTTCACATTCAGCCGGAGTGCCGGCGGGATTTTTTCCGACCATGCGTTTTCTCCGGGCGGAATAAAGGAAAGCATGTCGATCACACGTTGATGGTGTCGCGTCGGCTCCTGATTGGGAGCGTCTTCCGGAATAGGTTCTCCTTCCAGAGCCTGCTTCGCGGTAACAAAATTACCGGGTCCGTGGGTCGGCGCCGGCACCTTGAACTGCAGATTCAGGTTTTTGCGGATGCCGACAATAATAATCCGGCGCCGCGTCTGCGGAACGCCGTATTCTTCGAATTTATACAAGTGAGGCGTCAGCATATATCCGGGTCCGGCATTTTCCAAATCGTTGAGAATCTGCTGAAATGCTTGTCCTTCGTTGGCGCTTTCCAGTCCGCTGACATTCTCTGCAATAAACCATTGGGGCTCCTTTGATGCCAATACCTTAACCCCATACGAGTACAACGGGCCGAATTCCCCGTTTATGCCCTTTTTTTCTCCGACCAAACTGTAGTCGTTGCAAGGAAACCCGAAAGCAAAAGCGTTGATCGGTTCCAGCTCATCGATCTTGAGCTCGCGGACATCTTTCTGAAAGACGGTCTTCGGATCATAGTTGTTAGGTTTGCAAATGTTCTCTCGGTAGGTTTCAACCGCCGCTGGATCATAATCGCTTGCCCATTTATGTTTCACTGCAAAAAGCTCTCCGTTTTTCCCTGTCACTTTCGCCTTCAGGGCGCCGAGCGACAAACCGCCGGGACCACAGAAAAGCTCGCCTTTTTCGAATATCATAAATCACAACTCCCAGTATTTCAATATATATAAGGCAAACTCTCGTTCCTATTATAGCGCATTCTGTTTCTTTTTGCAGCACCCCCGACCCAAATGCGGTAGATCTGGATGTAATTCTTTTTTACAGCGGTCAATTATTTGTAGGATTTGGAAGCTATTTGTCGAATAAGGATTTTTGTCCATAATACCACTTCGCTTGTCAAGGCTTCAACGAAGAGCAATACCGGGTGGAGCATGCCTCGAGCGATACGCATCTCTGAATTGAGGCCGGAGCAGGAACCGGAAAAACAACGGACATGATCGAGCGCATCTTTTTTCAGATTCAGACCGCTGGGATTCCACTCGGCGAAATGGCGATGATCACTTTTACGCCGCGAAGCGGCCCAAATATGTTTCACAAGCTGCGTAATGTCTTTTATGAGCGGTACAAAGTGATAGGGGCAGACGATCGATGCCTTTGCAATGGAACGAAAGGAACTAACGTCAGACGAAATTGCCGGGCTGGCATGGTGGGAAACATTTGGCCGCAGTGCTGATCTTCACGAACTTTTCAAAGATATGCTCCCGCAGTGTGAAGCAGACATTGATGTATTAAAGTGCGAAACAAAAACCAAGACGCGTTTGAAAGTATCTCCCGGCCGATTTCCTTTTTATTCATTGACGAGTTTCATAATACAGACGATTCACAAATTAAGCTTGCCGCCAGACCTTAACGCCTAATAACCAATAATTAATATACCTTTTAGAGGAAAATCAGTCTTGCACTTACGTAAAGTAACATATCTTCTCTAACCATCTCTGCAAGGAGGTCCCGAGCTTTTGCTCGGATTTCTTTTATAGGCGACTATTCAACTCGTGTAAACTTCTATGGCTGTTGTATCACTTATATTATATTACTGCAACCTCATACTTTTAATTAATTCAAACCCTTTGTCATTTTTGTACCTAATTGACAGTTTACTCACTTCATCGCTATCTGTAGGTACGTTAAAGGTGACTCTGCCAAGGTGTTTTACCTTCGAAATTTTTAGTAATTCTTCGGTTGGTATGATCCAAAAACTGTTATCTCGTTCTGTATAAAATATCATTATTTTATTTGCTCTTGGAGATATCGACATTGCGGCAAAAGTGCTCCAATTCTCTTCTAAAGACGATTTAGTTTTTATTTGTACCTCGATATAAGTATCTTCATTTATTCTGACGCTGAATTCATCTATATGTTTCCTTTACATCCTCATGGTTTTTATCTATGTTACCACACGATTTCATTCTTGCACCAGAACCCTTTTTAGGTAGTAAGAGGGATCAATTTGGTTGAAATTTTAATTGATTAAATCTCTTGCAGATTTCCAAGAGTCTTGGTAATCCGTCTACTGTATCTTTCTTAAGTGCTAGAAAATAACATGAGTTTGAAACGAAAATAATTTCCGCGTGTGTGAACAGAATTTGATGGATATTGTCCCAATTAATTTCCATTGAGAACTCAATTGATGTTGCACTAACACCTTGATTATTGATCAAAACGTGGTGGTCCTGATAAGAACCTTGTATTCTCATCTTTGCGAAAATGGAGCCACGATAATACCACGAAACAAGGAGAAAAGTAAGAAATGAAATGGCAAGGGCGACAAATTTATCATGGCTGTTATCCATGAACAATAAAGGCACGAGAACAACAAGCAGAGTATAGCAAACGGAAAATTGCGTTTTTAACCTTTTAGATTTCTTAACAAATTCGTTATTCACTACACTCTTATAAATAAGTTTGTTTATACGGACGTGATCCTTTTTCCGTATTGATTGAATTCCGGTGAACGTGAAATCTTCCCTGCTGTGAATTGAGTTCATCAGTAATCCCCTGTCGTTTATTAATGTTGTTAATAAACATTTCTACGCAAGAGTAATGATATCCTTTTTCATATAACGTTCGTCGATTTGAAAACGGGCAAGGTTCCGACCGAAGGCCGAGCGCATTGGTACGAGAAACAGTTGTATCTCTACGCTTACCTGCTGCGCGAGAAACAGAAGATGGACATCGACGAGATGACGTTGTTTATCAGTTCAGAAGAAGAGTGGTCGGAGATCTAGTTTGCCTACCGGGGGGAACGCGAAGCGGAGATCGTTGTCCGTGGGAGTGCTCATGTCGAAGGTGTCGAGGTGTTCCAAAGTGCCGTATCCGGGTTTCCGATCTACGGTGGTATCTCGCAAACATTTTTTTAGTACCACCACGATTTACTGTTCTTCTTCCAACTTGGAATGCATTATCGTGGCTGTAGTGGTGAAAGCATGTTTTAATTAATCCCATAAGAAATATTCTCAGATTGAGGTCGACGTTTGATGAAAAAATCTTAGCGATGCTGATCGAGGACAAAGTGGAAAATGGACGATGAGATTACCCACGAAGAGTTCCCGGGTCATTAAACAACTTTATTTTTCCTCACCAATCGATACCATTAGTTGGGGACGAATTGGGGACGAAAGCCATCATTTCCGGGCAAACAGCAACCAAACAGAACCATACTTGAATTGAGAAAACCCTTTTAATCAAGGCTTTAGCCTTCCTCGGCTGATGGGAACCAAATAGGCCATGTTCCCGCATACGACACATGTGGAGTGCGTAGTGTCTACACATTACGTTGGAAAAAAAACGGGTATACAGACACAACACGGCCCCTTTCCTGAAAAATGGAAAGGGGCTTGTTATATCGATTGCTTGAATACTGTTTTATCAATCAGATTTTCAGTTCGCCAATATATCAATCATGAGTCGCAACACTCTTTGTTTTAGGCTATGTTTATTCCTGTCGGGAATGTAAGAAATAACGGACTAGAGTTAATTAAAGAAATGGGTACGTTAGAATTAAATTCCTTGTAGTCCGAAGAAATGGTAACACAGTACACAACAGTGAATCGTAACATACGTAGAGGTGCAGGTCCCGGAGAACTATAGCACCAAGACAACAGACTGCCAGCATTATCGGCAGCCTGTTCAGCTTAACGGGCAGTTTTCTTCAACAACCAACAGTCTTATTGAGGGCACACTGAGAGACGATAGTAAGTGATTGCAAAGATAAAAAAAGAGCGAATCATAGCAATCGCTCCTTTTTATACTCTATAGCGTGGGGTGATACAGATTTCACCTAGTCCGGATGACGTGGCTCCTGCTGCTGTGACTTGAATGGAGTTGAAGTCGGATAGCTGAGCTCCCTTGTAAGCATGGCATCGACAGGCTTGCTGAGCTGATTTAAAATAAAATGAGGAGCAAAGCGGCTCAATAGTTTTAATATCTTACTAGGGCCGGGGCAGATTTCGAACTGATCTTTATTAAGAGCCTCGATGGTCTGATTGACGAGCTTGGTTAGGTTCATCAAACCTCCATTAAGGTCCGCAGCATCGAAAACATGATTCAACGGCGTATCCGTAGCTGGTGGCGCCAATTCAAACACCTTTATGTTTGTGTTCTTCAACTGAATGCGGAGCGATTGCGAAAACGAGTGAAGCCCGGCCTTTGCAGCGCTATAAATCGGTGAGATTGGATAAGGTACGAATGCAAGTCCGGATGAGACGTTCACGATGGTGGCGTTGTTTTGCTTCTTGAGATGAGGCAGGAATTGCATCACCATATGGATGGAGCCGATCAGGTTAATTTCGATTTCACGAGTGATATCTTCTAAATGTGAATGGATAGTATGAAGATTAAGCTTTCTCATGATTCCTGCGTTGTTGATGAGGACATTTAGGTCGGGGCATTCTGCGGCTAGTCGTTGATGAAGAAGAGCAATTGCTTTCGGATCGCTCACGTCGCTTTGGATCACGTGAATCCCAGGAAACTGTTTAATTACTGCATCCAGCTTGTGAAGATCTCGTCCGGTAACAATCACCTTATTGCCAAGCTGCTGGAGCTTTGATGCAAGACCCAGACCGATACCGCTGGTTCCGCCGGTTATAAGAATGGTATTTCCGTTCATTTTCATTGTATTCGACCCTTTCTTCGTTTGGTTACAAGCATAACGTACAACATAATTTGCTTCGTAAGAAGAAGGATAGTTATTCTAGTATAAATACTCCCACCTCTGTGGTTATCGAATGGGCAAGTAAGAAAAAAGGAGGGCCGCAATGTCAAAACTGAATCAGGATCGTTATCGTGAACTGGCCCATTTCTTGCGAAATCGTAGAAGCCGAGTTACGCCTAAACAAGTCGGGTTGCCTGAGACGGCTCGAAGGCGTACCCTGGGGCTTCGACGAGGGGAGGTCGCTATGTTGGCCGGCGTGAGCCTGGAATGGTACACATATCTGGAGCAAGGCCGTCATATTAAGGTGTCTGCGGAACTTCTGGAAAACCTGTCGAAGGTCCTCCAGCTGGATGAGGTAGAACGCAGGCATCTATTTTTACTGGCACGCAATCAGGAGCCTCCTATAGGCTTTGACATACAAACTAAAGTTCCGGCTGAATTACTGTCATTGCTAAATGCTCTCGGCACTTCTCCCGGCTGCATAACAGACGCCCGCATGAATATATTGGCATGGAATGCTTCGTTTAGTGCTGTATTTGGCGAGTTTGAACATAAATCAGAGCGGGAACGGAATCTAGTGTGGGTCACATTTGTATCAGAAGATTTCAGAAGTTTGTTGGGAGAGGAGTGGAAAGACCATGCGCATCGGGTGATTGCGCAGTTTCGAACAAATTATGCTCAATTTGTTAACGATCCGTGGTGGATGGAGCAGATTGAAGCCTTGTCAGAGAGCAGCCAGTTCCGAGCACTTTGGGATCTCCATGACGTGATAAATGCGCCAAACATACGCAAAACCTTTCATCATCCTGAGGCAGGTGTTCTTGTATTTGATTATATCTCGCTTCTGCAGCCGAGTACGATGAATTTGCTGGTATCGATCTACGTCCCTCAAAACGATCAACAGACTGTTCAGAAAATCCAGCAGCTCCTTGGTAAAAGATAAGTATTAAGGGAGCAGTCGATTTTAGTAGTCAGGGAAGATATTAAGCAGGTAAAACCACACAAAGCAAGACGTACAAATAAGAGGCTGTCCAATAGCGGAGGGCTTTTTCGCCGTCGTTACGGCGAACCGTATGATGTATCAAGTCTAGGTCATTGCGCTAAAAGGATAACGATAGTGAAGTGATTATGACTGGAGCAGGCGCCGTCGCGACCTGCTCCTGTTCGTTCAAGTAACGGGCAGATTAGTTCCAAAATGTTGCAACGTGTCTGCATTCAAACGGAGTATAAGATACTGGTATAGTTATAATTCCCAATTTATCCCTATTATAGTAATTAATTTAATTTGATACTGAATTGTCCCGCATTAAGCCTTATCCTTCTTCGCATCATTCTTTTGGTTTTTCTTTTTTTTCAACCAATTTCCTTTTGAAATCATCAGTGTTACACAACTTACCTACTGTATCAGTCCAAAGGAAATCTTGCTTTTTTGAAAAAATGAATTTTTCAGCGTACATCCCAGTAAAACTGTTAATCGCCGCAACAGTTTTTCTATTTGGTACAAGGCCGGACATAGGATGATAATCTTCAAACCGACCGAGTAAAACGACCCTCGGGCTAAGTGGTAAACTTACCTCGGTATTAAACATACCGTGACCTGGCGAACTGAAAAAACCTGTAACTTTAGTTACATTACGCAAACATACAGGATTGTCAGAGCAAATAAAATCTCCCATCATTGGCGGGCTAGTAACAACAGACCATTTACGTCTACTGAGCGGTTCAATTATAACATCGAGACGATCCATAAAACTTTTCATATGATGATTGTTACCAAATACAACCTCATATTCATCCCTCTCAATAAATTCTAATAACTTCTCATGAGTTAAATTGTTCTTCTCACCTGTCTTTTCTTCGATAATCCTTTTCTGCGATTCAAAATATTCTTTATGTTGAAAACCTACACGGGTTATCATTTTATACATTTCAGCCGTCATTTCACTGAAATGTTTTCTTCTGGCAGGAGTTCTTTCGCACAGAATAGCAATAAAGTTAATTAACCAGTTGTAGTCATCAGTGCCTGGTTCTGGAGCCATAAATGTCGCATTAATGTTTTTGATTATTCGGGAAGCATTTTCTTCTACCAATGAAAATGCTTCTTCAAACGTTCTTGAGTCTTTGCCTTCTAACGTCTCAACAGTGTGAAAGTTACGTATGGCACAGTTCTCGATAGGCATATTATTTTTGATTTCAACTTTGAAACATCCTCCGGGATGTCCAACACATGCATAAGCGTCAACCCTCTCAGCTAACGGGCAGGATAATGAAGAAGCCTGTCGAAATAAACACTGGAATATATTACAAATAGACCTGGAGGATATTATGAAAACTGTAGTGGCGGTAATTTTCATCTTTAAAATGGAGCCAAGCGTTGACCTAACTGTATAAAAATTGTTCTCAGTTATGAACCCTGTTTCTCAATAACACTAGAGGAAGTTCCTGTTCCTGTGATTGACAGGATCCCACTTCGTTTCTCTAATTCGTAACCGTGAAGTGGGACCATAAGAAACAGAAGCTGGAATCCTATTTCAAAACTAGGCTGCTGCTCTACCGCAAACCAGCTAATGGAAGGAGCCGGGGTATTTTTCCGGTGAAGATATTGTAATTTATCTGCGTAAGTTGTAGCAATAATTTGGGGAGGAAATCATATGACTCAAGCTGGCTCGAGGCAACATGTAATTCCTGCAAGTCATATTGGAAGCTTTTCGAGTGGAACGGAGAGTCCTAAACGTAATCGAAGTATCTGGTTTCGAAGAGAAGGGATGCCAAAGGCTATTAGTGTAAAGGCAGAAAGCGTTGGTATCGATAAACATGTTTACACAATAAAAGATACTTCGCATATAGATGAGAGATATGTAGATAAAACTTGGGATTATATTGAGAATAACCTTTATCGTGGAGTGCAAGATTTAGAGAACCATATAGGGTCTCCTTCGCTTGATGGTCTTCTATGGTCAACGATACTTGTCCCGTTTGTTGCACAGTTGTTTATTAGAGGGAAGGACTACAATCAAAACTTATTAGCAAGGGCCCCATATTTGGAGAAGTTAAAAGAGGTAATTAATGAGGAATTCTACTATGACAATATGAATATGAATAGGTTAATAGACTTTCAAATTAATTGTGGACTTTTATGCTTCTCCTCATGGAGATTAGTACATAATCAAACCGATATTCCCTTTATCCTTAATGATCTGGGGTATGCCACATTCAACGGAAAGCGTTTTGGCGTTGACACCGGTTATTTGGTCCCCATGTCTAAAGAATTAATGCTGATTATTTACAAGAGGGGAATATTATCTAAGCCATTTAGACCTGTTGGTATTGTTAAATCAACAAGAATTCATTTACCTCAGAACGTTGTAAGAGATAAGTACAGAATTATGTATTTCAACGAACGGATTGCACAGTGTGCTATTAAAGAAATATACGGTGCTAAAGAAGATATTGTTAATCAACATTATTCAATATTTGAAGAAGGAAAAAATGACGCAGGAGTGGGCCCGATTCATATCCAACAACGTCATTTTAAGGATAAGGATTTGATCGGATTATTTAATTTATATTTGAATGTCTTCAACGTAGATGAGGCAACCAGAAAAGGAGCTTATGGCGGGAGGGAAATATATCTGATCGAAGATTCTAACTCGGGTGGCTCGTACGGATTTGGGTGGAAAGAGTTATAGGGACACAATAGCTTGAACAACCAACCTCAAGCAGCTCGCCGAGGGCAGCAGTGCAACATTGCACCAAACCTATTCGAAGGATGTTTTATTTACTCTCCGCATCCTCCAACACCAAACACGGGGGTCTTATAGCGTGCTAACTAAAGAGGACATGCAACAACTAGTTGACTATGCACTTGAACATCGGCAAGACGTGGGGGCTATTTCGTTTCCCTTTGAATTGGCGAAACACCTCCAAGCCACAGTGCCGGACTGGAAAGATTCAGCGATTGAGGAGATTCGGCAGAGAATACAAGACATCATGCAAGACATCATTCTTCGGCACCAACCTTTCCATTCCCAAAACCCCGACATCACCAAAGTCATTTTAGAAGAGGTCAACTTCCAACTAAACACGAGGTGTATTCACTTACATACGCTAATTCCTATTCGGGGATTATCCGTGCGTCTTAATTTTCGAGAAACGATCGAAATTGACGAGGAAATCACCTTAAGACGCATACAAAGGTGGGAATGGCCAAAGTTCGACATGCTGATACAGGAAGTAGGATTCGATCTACCAGAGTTTGCTCTGGAAATGGTGAAGGAAATTAGTCCTAACATGATAGACAATGATTTTCAAGATGGAATCAATGAACTGGAGGCACGAACAAGGTTAATTCTCGGGATCTTACAATTCCGGTTCGGTCAGGGTATGAGTTTTCCTTGGATTATTCGGTTTGTTCCACAGTGCCAATTTGTAAAGGGACATGGCAAAATGATGGCACGGCTCTTTCCGATGGCTCCAGGTGATTATATCGCCGGAACACACGATATCTCTGAAGTGGGAAACATTCGTGAATTGCTCCGCAATCGCAATACGTTGGACGCCGTAACCCGTTATAAAATTGATATCGCCATCAACCGGTTTCATGAAGGAGCAAACCGCCAAAATATAGTGGACTGCCAAGTAGACTACTGGATTGCATTGGAGTCCCTGTTTGGAACAGGTGAGTCCGGACAATCTCGCCAAATGGCCTGTCGGATTTCATGCTTGTTATTTGGTGACCAAGAGAACGATGATGTTGTGAAAGCCTTTTTGTGGTTGGAAAAGTCCTACCAATTGCGATGTAATATCGTTCACGGAGACCATCACAGTAAAGATGGGGCAAATTTCAACTTTCTATACAAAATTGTGGTGCAAACAAAAGAAGTGGTGAAATGGACCGTTGAACGCTTGCTTCTGCTTCAAGTGTCCTATCAGGAAGTCCTTGAACAAATCAATAAACGCTCTCACCGAGTTAACTTGCCATCTAAGGTTAAACGTATTCTGTCTGACGAAACTACACTTGGGTCTATTCTCACCGAAATGGACCAGGTGATGGATCGGTATCGAGGGCGAATAGAACATACAGGTGAGACAGTGTTTAATGATGATTACGATTACTCTCTAGGCGAACAGACGTAAAAGAAAAAGCCACTTATCGAACTCTGAATTCGCAAGTGGCTTTTAAATATCTTGACTCATTCATAAATGAGACAGAGTCATTTGTATGAGATTCAATAACACCGGCGTAATCAATGATCGCCTCGTCTTGCCATACTTCAATCTTAAGCCCAAACATTATGGCATTATCGAAGTCGGCAGAGGTGCGAAGTGTGCTACCACTTGAGTACATGGATCCTCCTATTTATACTCTTTCTTTTTCTTCGATGGTTTTTGATTAAGCATATTTATTGTACTTCCTTGAGATGTAACGCTGGAAGGGACAGTTTTCTTCTTTGCTTCTTTCTTTGCATCTTTGCCTTTTGTCATCATATCACCTCCTGGATAATCAGAATAATTCGACAATTTTTCGGACATATTTTCACGACATTGATATGTAAGAAAGAAGGCCGCACGTTAGCGACCCCCCATCGAACTATTCGATTTTGCCCTCCAAAATTTTAACTCCACGTTTAGCCGGGCGAATCGGTTGATCTAGCTCGACTCGTTCGTGCGTACTGGTTTTTTTACTAATCGCTGTTCTAATATTTTCGGAGATACAGTCTTCTTCCTTCCAAACATCCTTCCAAAAATCTTACCAAACATCCCAATCACCGCCTTCGTTAATTGGTGTTACGACAGTCGTCATGTGGAAAAGCTGCGGGCTCTTGCAGGTATTGGACCAGTGCTGGGCTTGTATGCAGTATATCTGCCAATATGGCATTCCAAAGCTCCCCGTAGCTGTGCTCAAAATCGTCGAGATCTCCACTTACTAGGCAATCCAGCATATCTTTAAGCTGATCGAGCGGGATAATCATTTCTTCCAGTTTGCCACATATTGCAATATAAAGAAAGCGGATTTGGATGGGATTAATGGAGTGGGAAAGGGAGAGAAAATATTACCAGTTTATATGAGAGTATACTATAATCATTATTAACAATATTTTGGGTAGAAAAGGATATAAATAAGATGTATGAAATGATCAGTAATCGAAGTAATTAAGT
The genomic region above belongs to Paenibacillus sp. GP183 and contains:
- a CDS encoding HEPN domain-containing protein, yielding MLTKEDMQQLVDYALEHRQDVGAISFPFELAKHLQATVPDWKDSAIEEIRQRIQDIMQDIILRHQPFHSQNPDITKVILEEVNFQLNTRCIHLHTLIPIRGLSVRLNFRETIEIDEEITLRRIQRWEWPKFDMLIQEVGFDLPEFALEMVKEISPNMIDNDFQDGINELEARTRLILGILQFRFGQGMSFPWIIRFVPQCQFVKGHGKMMARLFPMAPGDYIAGTHDISEVGNIRELLRNRNTLDAVTRYKIDIAINRFHEGANRQNIVDCQVDYWIALESLFGTGESGQSRQMACRISCLLFGDQENDDVVKAFLWLEKSYQLRCNIVHGDHHSKDGANFNFLYKIVVQTKEVVKWTVERLLLLQVSYQEVLEQINKRSHRVNLPSKVKRILSDETTLGSILTEMDQVMDRYRGRIEHTGETVFNDDYDYSLGEQT
- a CDS encoding DUF4238 domain-containing protein, translating into MTQAGSRQHVIPASHIGSFSSGTESPKRNRSIWFRREGMPKAISVKAESVGIDKHVYTIKDTSHIDERYVDKTWDYIENNLYRGVQDLENHIGSPSLDGLLWSTILVPFVAQLFIRGKDYNQNLLARAPYLEKLKEVINEEFYYDNMNMNRLIDFQINCGLLCFSSWRLVHNQTDIPFILNDLGYATFNGKRFGVDTGYLVPMSKELMLIIYKRGILSKPFRPVGIVKSTRIHLPQNVVRDKYRIMYFNERIAQCAIKEIYGAKEDIVNQHYSIFEEGKNDAGVGPIHIQQRHFKDKDLIGLFNLYLNVFNVDEATRKGAYGGREIYLIEDSNSGGSYGFGWKEL